From a region of the Tursiops truncatus isolate mTurTru1 chromosome 2, mTurTru1.mat.Y, whole genome shotgun sequence genome:
- the LOC109548102 gene encoding transmembrane protein 230-like — MMQSRTNLVTGIPSSKVKYSRLSSTDDGYIDLQFKKGPPKIPYKAIALATGSPTVLFLMGAFLLIIGSLLLADHISKRIFSYEGVDRAVPVLIIGILVSLLGFYHLRIACYAPKGYWGHSYDDMPDFGD; from the exons ATGATGCAATCTCGTACCAACCTGGTTACCGGAATCCCCAGTAGTAAAGTGAAATACTCAAGGCTCTCCAGTACAGACGATGGCTACATTGACCTTC AGTTTAAGAAAGGCCCTCCTAAGATTCCATATAAGGCCATTGCACTTGCTACg ggaagccccacggtGTTGTTTTTGATGGGTGCCTTTCTCCTTATCATAGGCTCCCTCCTGCTGGCAGACCATATCAGCAAACGGATTTT TTCCTATGAGGGGGTAGACCGGGCTGTTCCTGTCCTGATCATTGGCATCCTGGTGTCCCTGCTGGGATTTTACCACCTGCGCATCGCCTGCTATGCACCCAAAGGCTACTGGGGACACTCCTACGATGACATGCCAGACTTTGGTGACTAG